From Candidatus Bathyarchaeota archaeon:
TCCTCAACGCTCATCCGGCATCGACCATCGGTAATCATGGATAGTAGTGATCGGCCTCTCATTAATTTAACCCGGGGAACCTGGGGGCTTCCCCCTTCATCCCCTGTACCTCATGATGATGTTCCTGACCGTGAAGAGGGTTAGGGCCATGAACATGGCGAAGACCCCTATGAGGAGGAGCACCGTGTAGACCAGGGCGTGGCCTAGGGGCAGCTGGCCCACCTCCTCGAACCTCTCCGCGACCCAGAGCCACCCGTACACGCCGGCCGCCGCCATCGCGAGCCCTGGCAGGCCCAGGAATGGTATGGGATGCCTCTCCCCCAACAGGGTCAGGATCCCCCCTAGAACCTCCAATCCGTGGAGTATGGGGCTCCTCCTCACCCCCTTGAACATGCTCCCCACCGGGACCTCCAGGATCTTGAAGTCCCCCTCCCCAGCCTTCATGAGGAGCTCCGAGTCCACGGCGAAGCCGGGCTCAGCCACCTCCACCGCCTCCAGGAACCTCCTGGAGAAGGCCCTGAAGCCGCTCTGGGTGTCCAGCTGCTCCCCCTCCCCGCCCCTAACCCCCGTAGCCATGTCCAATAGGCGCCGGCCGAGCCTCCGATACCCTGGGGCCCCATCGGATACGCGGCGTCCCACTACCATGTCCGCCGATCCGTCCATTATGGGCCTTAAAAGCCTCGGGATGTCCCCCGGGTCGTGCTGTCCATCCGCGTCCAATGCCACGACGGCCTCGGCGCCCAGCTCCAGGCTCCTCCTGAAGAGGTCCCTCAGGGCCGCGCCCTTACCCATGTTACGCTCATGCCTGATCACCTCGGCCCCAAGCCTCTCGGCTATCAAACCCGTCAGGTCCTCGGAGCCGTCGTCGCAGAC
This genomic window contains:
- a CDS encoding glycosyltransferase family 2 protein, which encodes MAPVTGRPRVIACIPAYNEEGTIAKVVVQAQRHVDKVVVCDDGSEDLTGLIAERLGAEVIRHERNMGKGAALRDLFRRSLELGAEAVVALDADGQHDPGDIPRLLRPIMDGSADMVVGRRVSDGAPGYRRLGRRLLDMATGVRGGEGEQLDTQSGFRAFSRRFLEAVEVAEPGFAVDSELLMKAGEGDFKILEVPVGSMFKGVRRSPILHGLEVLGGILTLLGERHPIPFLGLPGLAMAAAGVYGWLWVAERFEEVGQLPLGHALVYTVLLLIGVFAMFMALTLFTVRNIIMRYRG